The window AAAACAATCCCTTTCTAGACAAGTGTTATGTATGTATTTGATGAAGTATGTATAGGCTTAAAGTTTTAAAGATAATTGAACTCATTTATTCGAAGCACCAATTTTCATAAACTTAGTAGCTATGCAGCCTTGTTTCAGTGCCTTCACTGAaggcagaaggagagagaaatcctTCTTCAGTTTAGCAGGAGAGAACTGGGCAGTCGGGGCATCTGTGCTGTCTGACAGGCGGCCAAGCTTTGGGCCAGGAGCATGGCCGGCATTGCAGAAGACATAGGTAAGGGTAGGGCAAATGGCACTATCACAGCATTGGGCCAAAGCGGGGTGACCAGAAGGAAATTCCACCACTTTGAGGTTTGGGGGAGCTCAAGTCATTTCCTGGGGGAGCGTAAGGAGTGCGAGGTGGGAAGGCTGGaagtgctgcagggagagggcatTGGAGGTGCGAGCTGGAGGAGCTACGGGTTACAGTGGGAAGGCCGTCACAGGGACAAGCTGGTAACGAAAGGGTGCAAAGCTGGGGTTTGCACAACGGGGACTTAAGAGACAGGAAGCAAATTCATAGGAAACTGGTCTTCCTTCGGCCTGCTGCTCGCAAAACAAGCTATTCTTTAGAGCCGCAACTGAGCgaggaaaggaagagggcaCAGAGTAATGTGGGAGGCATGTTTCTGAGTCTCCTTAAGAGTAACCTCGGGGCCAGAGGATTTCTTTCACTGTGGAGAGAAGGAGGATTTGCAGTGGATCCCTCCTCTGGAAATGATGCTAaccagtttgggttttttatctCAGCAATATGTCCACCTAAAAAATTAATCATACTCACATCACTTGGCAACTTGTTtgtaagaatgaaaatgaactAGTTTAGTGTGGGTCAGCTTTAAATTGTGAACAGTGTTATTTCCTATGAGACCCCATAACATAAAATaggctttctgctgctttgcattgcttttaCTCCCACTCTTTTCCCCTCGCTTGAAAGCTAATCCATTGCTTTAGGTTTCTCCTTACGACAACTAGTTGTGTTACAAAGGATTATGACTTCAGATGAACTGTAATCAATGAGTCAGAATGGGAAAATACAGTTGTATTTCACTAGTAGAtaagttttcattaaaacaatgacaataaaaatgccaaaaattATGACTGCAGTCACAAGTATATTTGAGTCTTCCAAATATGACTCCCCAAGTGCttgaatgttttgttttccatgaaaTTCTTTACATTCTCATTCCATTTGGACATAAGAATAGGGATACCCTCACAAATAGTAGTaagcaaacatttctgttaGCAAGTAGTGGCAGTGTTTACTCTTCCAGAAATGACTCATGTagattgtactttttttttaatggagttgTGATTTTTGTCATCGATGCATATGAAGTTTAGAATCATCCTGACTTTATTCTTGCTCAGCTATGACCAGCCATCCTactaaattgtatttttagacTTCTTTCCTAAGGAAATGAAGCTTACACTAGTCATGCTGTCACAGTCAGCTGTCATCGTCCGTCCATCTGTCCACCCGTGATAGCCAATTTTAAGCAAACTTGACAGACTGGCAGAGATAAACTAACTAGTTTTCTCCAACTCGGTGCCTGGGAGGGTCATTGCTGGTGTCCCTCACTGGAGGAGAGGCCAGAGCAATCCCAGCTCTTTGCCCAGTCCAGGCAGGGCTGAAAGGCAGCAGGGAGCCAGGCACCGTGCTCGGCTGGCCAGCCCAACGAAGGTATGGCGGGCAACACCAGGGGAGATGGAGTATGCTTCGAGGGCAGTTTGGAGATTGTGGTGGGAAACTGGAGGTACGAGAAGGACGTGGGAATGCAAAGGCAGTCATATGGTAAGGGGGCTTATTGCGGATCCTGCAAGAGATAGatgaggcagagggaggaggagtgCGGCATGAGTCGtaaggagaaaaacaggaacAGATTTCCTTCGTTCTGCTCATGGAACAAGTTGTTTCCTCTTCTGTCATAGACACAGTTATGAGTCTTGTAACCTcacagaaaaaatgaatgttaGATAACGTTGTGCATGTCCTTCACTGAGCTTGGCTGCAGATGGGTCTGTGCATAGTTACCTTGGTCAAACCAGCTGCAAACGCATTGCTGCTATTGCAAAAGGCTGATCATTACCGTGCTGTTTAGTTGCATTGAATGTTAAGCTTAAACTAAAGAGCTCCGACAGACTTTATTGATAAGAAACAAAAGTGAAGTTTCTGAGTTTTTTTCCGCCTATGTTGTTATGGTTTGTGTTGAATGGGGAGGATGGAAAGGAACATTTAAAACGTCAGACACAGCATTGGAAGGTTTGTGAAAGAAGATGCAACTTATGAAACTCCAAGTGAAAGAAAGTGCTTGGATGATAATCTTTTACTAAATGTTTAGACACCTTTATCagacttcagaattttttttgagaaatttgGTTTTCACCTGtttgtaaacaattttttctctaGATACTTTGGCTTATGGCATTCTCTTATCACACTACATCCCCATATCTCTGTGCTCTGCTTTTCAACTAGTTTTCTCCTGGCCAGCTACTTCATCatctggtgtttattttttttattttattactactTCTGCTGTAATTCCAAGAAGTGGTGCTGCATATCTCCATTACAAAGCACATCAAAACTGAAGCTTTTAATCTGGAAAGTTCTATCTCACTGTAGGGCTTTATGTAGAGTGAATCTATTGAAATACAGTTGCTTGTTTTCCATGAAGTTATAACCAGTAATTTCCCCCCTTTCCTAACAGAAAAACCCTTAAGTTGTATTTGTTTATATCACCCTAATTTAATGCCCCTTCATTCTGATACATCCTTGTCTTTTGGTTGAAAATGATCTCTAAACTCATGAAAATTTCCAGTCTTGGCAGGAATCAGAGCCTGGCCACCTTCCGATTAGAGCTTGCTTGGACACTCTTTTCCTGCGATTGTCTCCCCTGGTACAATAAGCTGCTCTCCCTCATCTTGCCTGAAAGTGCAGCCGCCGGCTCTCGGCTGAAATGATGTAGTTAGAATGACATTAGGATGTAAGCAGGCTCCGGCAGGaagcaaggagctgctggagaaggtcAGGAAACACTTTAGGATCATCAGAATTTTCTGCCGTCTTCTGAGACCTGAAGACTGTGTTAATTAACGTATTTAACTCTTCTAGTTAGCAATCCCTGCATGGTCGCATGTGCGCTGTTTGTGCTGTACAGCTAACCCTGTGAAATAAACCACGTAGTTTTGCACTGAACAAACAGCTTTGCTGAAGATATTCAttgtatatgtatgtacatatgtatgtatatatattaaaaaaatcaacacactTTTCAGCAGTGGAGTGGCGAGATTAAATAGTCctgaattattaaaaatgaaatagcatGCATCTCCTTCTATCAGATTATTTGAAGTAACAAAAACAaagtcctatttttttttttcccctttttcaatCTGCCGTAATCAGCGTGTACTCACTGTGTCTCAAGTGAATCTCCCACCTGCCAGCAAGGTTCTAGGAGCATGGAGAAAAGTACCAAAGCTCCGATTTCTCTGTTGGTTTTTGCTTTCTATCCCCTGTGCGACATTTTGGGTGTTGCTTGGTTTGTGCTACACTGAGActtcatcttttgttttctcttcagaatGTTTATAATTGAATTTCACAGGAGAGGGCTACTTGTTCACTTTATCTTTCTGTTTATAAAGCTTAAGTAGTCCTGCAAAAGTTTGAAAAGTACACCAAGtgtgttgtgtgttttttcttccatatttaaACAGACATTAGCGTGGCTCCTCTCgctaagaaaaaaagttatgtaCTTAATGTTATTGTTGTTTCTTCTGCACATTGTATTTCATGCTATAATTAAAGCCACGACAGTACATCAGAATTTACGGATTATAGGGGAATATATGCAAACGGTCTTCCTCACAGtcaggtttgtttttaatagtatGTGACGAAACGTAGATGAAAGAGGTGTGGGCTTCAAAAGGGGGCTTGCAGTCAGAAGGAGTTGCAGCTGTAGCTGCCTGGGGTCTGACTGAAGAATGAAGAGAGTAAAATGTAATCTGCAGAGAAACTTAAGCTTTTATTGCTCTGCTAGTTTAGTTttgtagatttttcttttgtgttttgcttgaGCCAAATTAAAGTCATCACTAAAATTAAAAGGCATGATCACTTAGCTGGATTTTTAACAGACATAACAGCAAGGTGTGCAACTGTTCCAGTGATTAGCTGTTCTCGTAGTGAAGAAACCACTGTTCTTAAGTGTGTTAAAACTCTGGTACTtctgggaagggaagagagccATTATGACACAAATTGCTCCTTACTTAATGGTGCATCAGCTGGATGTTAAAGATAATCTCTTAAAGGTGTTACTATTTCCTGACTATGTAGTATTACAGAAGAGATCTCCATTTAGCAGTGCTGTTAAAGCGATGGAGGAGCACACCACTAAATCCAGCGTTTGCAGTCTGGGGACCAGCATTCCAAGTGATCACTTTACGTTTCTCTTTTTAACAGGTTTGGGAAAAACCAAGAGAAAGACGAGTGCGAGAGATGCCTCACCCACTCCTAGCACAGATGCGGAATACCCATCCAATGGCAGCAGCGCCGACCGGATTTATGATCTTAACATTCCAGCCTATGTGAAATTTGCGTATGTCGCGGAGAGGGAGGATGAACTGTCCCTCGTTAAAGGATCCCGGGTGATTGTCATGGAGAAGTGCAGTGACGGCTGGTGGAGAGGTAGCTACAATGGACAGATTGGCTGGTTTCCTTCGAACTATGTGGTAGAGGAGGTTGAGGAGGCGACTGCAGATTCACCCAGCTTTCTCAGCTTAAGGAAAGGCGCTTCCATGAGTAACGGCCAGGGCACCAAAGTACTCCACGTTGTTCAGACACTGTATCCATTCAGCTCCGTCACAGAAGAAGAGCTCAATtttgaaaaaggggaaacaatGGAAGTCATTGAAAAGCCAGAAAATGACCCAGAATGGTGGAAATGTAAAAATTCCAGAGGGCAAATTGGTCTTGTTCCTAAAAACTATGTAGTAATCATTAGCGATGGTCCTACCATTAACACTTCTCATCCGCCTCAGATAAGCTACACAGGACCATCTTCTACCGGACGGTTTGCTGGAAGAGAGTGGTATTACGGGAATGTTACCCGGCACCAAGCAGAATGTGCCCTGAACGAAAGGGGAGTGGAAGGAGACTTCCTTGTTAGAGATAGTGAATCTTCGGTAAGTGGTACTCAGCCCGGCAGGCTTTTGTAATACCCAATGCTTGGGTTAGCAAGCGTGACGGTTAATAGCTTCTCTAGCTGTAGTAAAGGACTTTTCACCCTTAAAGAAAGAAGTAACGCTTCAGCATTACCAACTGATACGCTTACTGCTCCTGAGAATCAGtctgctgctgaaatgcagTGACATTTACACTGAAATTTAACAGCTGTGGATTGTATTATCCCGGGTTTCTTAATTAGTGGACAAGCAAATAAGTATTTCAGGCTTTAGTTTGACTAGTCATGTGTTCCTCATATGCAATCCTCCTCAAATTTACAGTGCTACAAGATAAATTATTCTTCTGAATTGCAAATCTGGtcattaatttgattttaaagctAATTTCAAATGGGATCTTTGCATTGATCAGTTTTGTTCTGCCTTTAATTGAATAATAACATAGGTTCTTTATTGGttaaaatcccattttaatgtatttctactCTActtagatctttttttttcttttttttaggttGTAATAAGGTAAAGTTGTTATTGTATCTAGTTGTTAAGATTATAATACACAACAGAGAGGGTCAAGTCGGCAGCTTTGTAATGCTTTGTAAATTGAGCCTTGATGACATCAGAGGGATATGAGTAATGCTAATTAGAGATCATTGCAATTCTGAAagttcaaatttaaaattacgCTATACGAAggcaaatgcaaataaaacagagaacaggaagaaaaatagaaattaaataaaaataagccagaggagaacaggaagaaaaatagaaatttagaaaacatGACTGACTTACAGAGGCTGAGAGGAATCAAGTTGGTTTactcaacagaagaaaagaccAAGGTGGGGCATACTGTCTTCTAAAATGTAGAAAGCCACTAGAGGATTATGGTAATCATGAAATTACAGTAGTTCAGCTGTCTCTTCTGGGCAGCATCGTGTCTGACAGGGACAGGCGGATATACTGGATGTGGTGTATGTACCCTTGGTGTGTCTGTCCAGCAGGTAGGTAGAAACTCACTTTCAGATCTGAATGCTGCATCTGGGTTATGCTGAGGCAGTAGCTatcaattttcttctgtcttttgggAAAGTGCCAGAAGGACAGTTTGAAAATGAGTGCattacttaaaatacaaaaatgtgcAGCTGTTTCTCACTGCACACCATGTCACAGTGACCACCAGCTCATTTCTTTGCTCTTAAGAGTCTACTTCTGGAATAAACAAATTTCCTTGAAAGGGCACAGTAACCTTTTAATTTAATATGACATCGTAACACTAAACACACTTGTATTCAAAGCAGTTTCAAATTTGCTGCTTGCATTGTTGCTGGGGAAATTGCTGCTTGTGGACCACAAAAAGATTCATTCAGAATGTGGTCTTCAAGTTGTTTCCAGCATCTGACACTTACTGGAATCTCAGAAAATTTACTCAATTCATATTACAGCACGCTTTTTTGCACACACgcaaagaaaaatgtgctgaaTTGAAgaatttatctctttttttttttttttttctttttctaatcttGATCCTGTCTTGCAGATCctgtatttggggtttttttatgcaaTGAGAAAAACTGTAGTCATGCATGTAAATGCCTCCTTTGTCTTAGTGCTACTTGAGAGTTTTAGTTTTTAttagatttaaagaaatattttactacaTCTCAAACTTTTGTCTGCCCTAATCTTTATATATCATACCATCATATAATTTACGTGAATTATAAAAGCACTGGGGATTGctagtgggttttttgtggggtttttttttccttttctaaagtACCAGGAGTGATATAATAAGCGAATGGGCATACTTGATAGCATTAGGGAAAAGATTATAAAAGATCTATATCAAGCTTATTATGTATGgaacaaagaaagattttagaAATAACTCTTAAGTTCTTGACGGTGGCCATATTTCATATGCGTGACTACAGAGGCTGTTCGCACTGTGGCAGAAAGTCACCAGGAGTGTCTGCACGATCAGAGCAAAAGATCTTGATTAGAGAAACCAGGCTGAACAGGGCGAAGTTGTCAGCTCTCCGCTTTGCTCATCTTTCCATCAGACCAGCACTTCCCATTACATTGTGTTATGAACGCACCTATTAAAGCGGTTGATGCAGGCCTTTCTAAAAAGGCCCCGTAGATAAAACTGTGAGTCATCCTGCTAATCCCGTGCCTGATTTTTTGACCTGTTTTAGGGATTTCTGTAGCCTTCCATCATCATAGTTGTGAAAAGTCATGTGTGTAAGAGTTTTCCTTAGATCTCTTTGAGTTTTGCTCTTGAGTTATGAAAAGCTCTCCTTGGATAGATGAAGGTTTGTATTATTCTGTATTGACTTGATGAGCCTGtcttgtttttccatttcaaattttAGTAGATGCAAGATTTTACAATGTTTCTGTAGACTTAACTTACCAGAAGTTTGTCTCACAGCTAGATTCCTTTAGCCAAAAATACTCTCCTCAGTTACACTTCGATCTGAGTGAGGGATGCTGCCATAGTGGAGAATATCCTGAGGTGAACTCTTGTCAGGTAGCTAGGAGCCTGATCATCTTCATTAATTAGGAAATACTATTATTAGAACCATAAACTTGTTTGAACCATTTAAGCCCATAGTTTACGTAACAGGCCCAGTTACCTACTGATAACATTTTTGCCAACTCTGTTACACCTAGATAATGTCACCTTAGTTTTGGAGACGTAAAGGAGAAGACTGAAGCGGAACACACCTAGTTAGAAATACTGCTTGATTTGTTCTTTCTGTTGCAGGCTGCCCAGTTGACAAAAAC of the Grus americana isolate bGruAme1 chromosome 1, bGruAme1.mat, whole genome shotgun sequence genome contains:
- the NCK2 gene encoding cytoplasmic protein NCK2 isoform X2, which gives rise to MAGNTRGDGVCFEGSLEIVVGNWRYEKDVGMQRQSYGLGKTKRKTSARDASPTPSTDAEYPSNGSSADRIYDLNIPAYVKFAYVAEREDELSLVKGSRVIVMEKCSDGWWRGSYNGQIGWFPSNYVVEEVEEATADSPSFLSLRKGASMSNGQGTKVLHVVQTLYPFSSVTEEELNFEKGETMEVIEKPENDPEWWKCKNSRGQIGLVPKNYVVIISDGPTINTSHPPQISYTGPSSTGRFAGREWYYGNVTRHQAECALNERGVEGDFLVRDSESSPSDFSVSLKASGKNKHFKVQLVDNVYCIGQRRFNTMDELVEHYKKAPIFTSEHGEKLYLVKALQ
- the NCK2 gene encoding cytoplasmic protein NCK2 isoform X1; translation: MTEEVIVIAKWDYTAQQDQELDIKKNERLWLLDDSKTWWRVRNAANKTGYVPSNYVERKNSLKKGSLVKNLKDTLGLGKTKRKTSARDASPTPSTDAEYPSNGSSADRIYDLNIPAYVKFAYVAEREDELSLVKGSRVIVMEKCSDGWWRGSYNGQIGWFPSNYVVEEVEEATADSPSFLSLRKGASMSNGQGTKVLHVVQTLYPFSSVTEEELNFEKGETMEVIEKPENDPEWWKCKNSRGQIGLVPKNYVVIISDGPTINTSHPPQISYTGPSSTGRFAGREWYYGNVTRHQAECALNERGVEGDFLVRDSESSPSDFSVSLKASGKNKHFKVQLVDNVYCIGQRRFNTMDELVEHYKKAPIFTSEHGEKLYLVKALQ